The following coding sequences are from one Lolium rigidum isolate FL_2022 chromosome 6, APGP_CSIRO_Lrig_0.1, whole genome shotgun sequence window:
- the LOC124659117 gene encoding uncharacterized protein LOC124659117, translating into MTTTTTTTKAKLGELVWEHRLRAAAAVALLAAAVVSVSAIGPRLGAVVSFFWPLLVSTAFFLVAMTVLLRISPPPAGAEDSGKDLVDFVAGPHHMDHFLPEACATVEVPPEI; encoded by the coding sequence atgacgacgacgaccaccaccaccaaggCGAAGCTCGGGGAGCTAGTGTGGGAGCACCGGCTGCGGGCGGCGGCCGCGGTGGCGCTGCTGGCGGCCGCCGTGGTGTCGGTGTCCGCCATCGGGCCCCGGCTCGGCGCCGTGGTCTCCTTCTTCTGGCCGCTGCTCGTCTCCACCGCCTTCTTCCTCGTCGCCATGACCGTGCTGCTCCGgatctcgccgccgcccgccggcgccgAAGACTCCGGCAAGGACCtcgtcgacttcgtcgccggcccCCACCACATGGACCACTTCCTCCCGGAGGCCTGCGCCACCGTCGAGGTGCCGCCGGAGATCTAG
- the LOC124666376 gene encoding UDP-arabinopyranose mutase 1-like — protein sequence MAPLLKDELDIVIPTIRNLDFLEMWRPFFQPYHLIIVQDGDPAKKINVPEGFDYELYNRNDINRILGPRSSCISFKDSACRCFGYMVSKKKYIFTIDDDCFVAKDPSGKDIDALAKHIQNLLCPSTPLFFNTLYDPYADGADFVRGYPFSLREGVPTAVSHGLWLNIPDYDAPTQLVKPRERNGRYVDAVMTIPKGTLFPMCGMNLAFDRDLIGPAMYFGLMGDGQPIGRYDDMWAGWCVKVICDHLGLGVKTGLPYIWHSKASNPFVNLKKEYKGIFWQEDIIPFFQAATLSKDCDTVQKCYLSLSHQVRDKLGKIDPYFAKLADAMVTWIEAWDTLNPKEGAQANGKPKGK from the exons ATGGCGCCGCTGCTCAAGGACGAGCTGGACATCGTCATCCCGACGATCCGGAACCTGGACTTCCTCGAGATGTGGCGGCCCTTCTTCCAGCCCTACCACCTCATCATCGTGCAGGACGGCGACCCGGCCAAGAAGATCAACGTGCCCGAGGGCTTCGACTACGAGCTCTACAACCGCAACGACATCAACCGGATCCTCGGGCCCAGGTCCTCCTGCATCTCCTTCAAGGACTCCGCATGCCGCTGCTTCGGCTACATGGTCTCCAAGAAGAAGTACATCTTCACCATCGACGACGACTGCTTC GTGGCCAAGGACCCGTCGGGGAAGGACATCGACGCGCTGGCGAAGCACATCCAGAACCTGCTCTGCCCGTCCACGCCGCTCTTCTTCAACACCCTCTACGACCCCTACGCCGACGGCGCCGACTTCGTGCGCGGATACCCGTTCAGCCTCCGGGAGGGCGTGCCGACCGCCGTGTCGCACGGCCTCTGGCTCAACATCCCCGACTACGACGCGCCCACGCAGCTGGTCAAGCCGCGGGAGCGCAACGGTAGGTACGTCGACGCCGTCATGACCATCCCCAAGGGCACCCTCTTCCCCATGTGTGGCATGAACCTCGCCTTCGACCGCGACCTCATCGGCCCGGCAATGTACTTCGGCCTCATGGGCGACGGCCAGCCCATCGGACGCTACGACGACATGTGGGCGGGATGGTGCGTCAAG GTGATCTGCGACCACCTAGGGCTGGGCGTCAAGACCGGGCTGCCCTACATCTGGCACAGCAAGGCCAGCAACCCGTTCGTGAACCTCAAGAAGGAGTACAAGGGCATCTTCTGGCAGGAGGACATCATCCCCTTCTTCCAGGCCGCAACGCTCTCCAAGGACTGCGACACCGTGCAGAAGTGCTACCTATCGCTCTCGCACCAGGTCAGGGACAAGCTCGGCAAGATCGACCCCTActtcgccaagctcgccgacgccatgGTCACCTGGATCGAGGCGTGGGACACGCTCAACCCCAAGGAGGGTGCCCAAGCCAACGGCAAGCCCAAAGGGAAGTAA